gGCGATTGGCGACCCAAGTAAAAGCGACGAGGGAGCGGGATTAATTACGttacattcggttttgctccgAGCAACACGAAGTATACAAGCATCATAGATCCCTATCTCAGGTATGACTAAGCCAAAATTTacgataaaaaaaacacaaaataatgtttgataAGGTCGAATAATAAAACAATGCAGTCATCAATCGACCAATACAAACCTTCTACGTGTGCGACTCAATTTCATAATGCATTATAATTTCTTGCACATCTATTCGTTTGGTTTATAAATACATACATATTAAGCTGTTCAGAATGATTAATATAATACGTTTTTGTTTTACGTTAAATGTTTAATACAAACATGCATACTTACGTTTATTCTGTTGGAACAAAGCGACATCACccgctacctgaatcggcatcCTTTTAAGCGTCTCCAGGTGGTGCATGATGGAATTGCTGTAGCGAACGGGAATGCTTGAGCGGCACCCCTGCGGTTGCCGCCATAATCTCCTCGATAAAACTGTCCCCATTGTGAACAGTTGTCCCACCTAGAATGATTTTGTATCCGTCCTGGTTGTACCGATGAACTGCCAACGCTTCCTCGTAGGTTGTCCCTCCGATCACGAACACCACAATTTCCTGTGGAGGCCTCCGGAAGGGCAGCTCGTTGCCCATTATCGGGTAAGCTGCGTCCAACGGCCGACCCCTTGTTACCTCCTCCAGTACCTCCTTAAGGACGCAGTTATGCTGGGTGTAGACATTCTCAACTCCCTTAAGACCCTTTATTAGATTACGGGTCAATTTGACGGCATCCGTGATCTTCACAGTGTTGAATAGCTCCTGCCGAGCGCTGGTACTGATGTACTCTAACATTCGAGGGGCGATATACGCCCGCCCTCCACGGTCTTGTAACATCTTCAGCAATCCAGATGTTCCGCAATTAGCATGCCGCTCGTAACGCATAGAATAAAGCAAAATAAGACGAAGAgcgttttgtaaatttattttttcgtcGCTAACGAGTCTCTTTACCCGTTGCAACTGTGTCGAGTGATCCGCTCGGCACGCAATCTCTTGCTCAAGCTCGGATATTTCAAACAGCTGCTGCTTGCTGACCTGCAGCGACAGCTCGCTAATGAGCACCAAATGCTTTGATACCGTACCGGACATCTTCTTGAACTGTGGATATGTTTCCACAAAGTTCTTCATATCACTTATACTCTCGATCTTTTTCTGATCGTGCACCTTCTTCTGGAACTCGTCCATCAGCCCCTTGATAGTAGTGGCAATTTCGCCAAAATTGGAGTATAGATTAGCGGCGTAGAACTCATCCTGCTCGGTGGACAAAACGATCTCTTTCAAATCTTTGGGTACGCTTTGGACGCCAGAAAGATCTACTCGCTGTTTGTTGATGGTCAGTAGCTCATGTACCATCGCTTGATAGGTCCACTGGTTAAGCAACGGTGTAATGGGATCGTCTCGGCGATCCAGAATCAACAGCATCGGAGGCGGAGACCCATCTTCGGGTGGTCGGAAACTGAACAGAGCTGTTTCCTTGTTAATCGTATCGTGTATCTTTTTGGCAAGAGTTTGCGCCACACTGGAGCTTGATTTGTAGCGGATGGCAGGTCGAAACTTGAACGACAGTAACACACTGATCACGCCTTGAACAGTACGTTCAAGGgcttccggattccaggagagAGACTGTAGGCATGTTGGAATGTTGAGAGAGAAAAGATTGGGATTCACCGGCAGATAGTCAGCATAGATCTCTTTCACTTCACGAACGGACTCGCTTTCGTCACTTTCTGCGAGGGTTTTGATATCAGTACGAGGAATAATATTGCTGAAATCTATATAATTTGAGTTAGTAGGTACCAGGTGCAACTTCAGCTTAACCTCAGAGAAGTAATTTTAAGTGATAATGGTCAATAATTAACTTTTTAAATAACCCAGTGTTTAGATTGGTGTATTGGAAATCAATCAATGACTATTTCCCTCTAATTCCCAATATGGTTTTTTAGTCTTATGTTTAAATCAACGAACGATTAGGTAAATAAGTTGAAATCAAAATGCCAAAATACTACTTACTAATATAATAACAGCCATATTTCGGACTCTTGAGTTCACTTTGCAGGCGCAGAATGTTGTCCCTTGTTGGTCGTATAAAAACAATACATTTCAAATATTTGAGCCGCTCATTCGAGCGCCCGGAATCGATCCTTTCGAACAGGAACACTTCCTTCTGAAGCATCTCCGACTGCGAGAAAGCCATCGAAACTACGCTGGTCTGGAAATTTAACATGACATGAATATTTTACATACGATCTGGCTGCACCATATGGCAAAAACAACAGTAATAGTTCGGTCACTTCACTTCTCCCTCAAAGCACTTACGGTTTCGCGATCCATCATCAGCATTTTCATTCCGGGACCAGCATCTGCCACCATTTTCTCCAGGTACAGCTGTACAGCACGAATTACATTCATTTTTCCAATATTTGTAATTGCATCAAAAACATGAAACTTAACAAGTTTTATGCAAATCGTTCAATTTTTAAGCATTGAAAATGTTTCTTTTATGATTAGTGAATTCGATTTGCTTCGTActgtaaaaaatctaaaaaaatgacGACACGACCAGTGTTGCCACATTTTTATCTGTACCATGGGctcaaaaatctttttcatctgtaccgaaatcttcaaaaatctgTACCATAATCtgtactatagatagtggaatatatagatgagcgaagataaatcctctgtctccaaacgaactgtcaaacgtgtctccaaacgagcatgacgtcacgatttcaatggaaacgttaagggctgtgacgtcatatgcgcgtgtgcacgggcaaaaaaattgactcagccatgctttcgctcatctatagattccactatctataatctGTACCAGACAGTATGAAAAATTTGTGagtaaatttctaaaaattataAGACAAATATGCAATGCAACAcaatttattattcaaaaaagtgGATGATTTTCTTTGAGAGCGTAGATAAAAAATCTTggttaacttttgaaaagtatctccaagtttttttttcacaccaTCTAAAAGTAGAtacttaatttgtttattttcttatttgaaatattGTTTCAGAGATGAACCAGCCGAGGGCAATAATAatactaataataataaaataattattaggAGCAAATACTTCTAAAAGAATTTGcgaatgtttgaatgaaaaaagTATCATGTAAGTCAGACTCAATTATccggaaattaaaaaataaatagccaaaaaacaaattttataaGTAAAACATGTTAATTTCCATCTGTTTCTGATGGTCTTCATATACAGTCAAATATAAATGTAGATTTAGGAATCTGGAATGGTtgctttgtaaatgtaataataCAAGCGATATAGTCAAGTCACGGATAATCGAGCGATCGAGCCTTCGAATAATCGATACTGAAATGTCGTTGGAAtttaaatattaacaaatttgaATTAGGATGTTCGTCTGAATAAATAACGATGAGTtgacatttcatttattacgaatTAACTATCGAGAGGATTATCcggttttcaaaaattcctttttgTCTCCGTAGTGTTTATAAATATAATCTAGGAAAAATATAGTATGTATGACTGTAGTATGAAATACCTTGTCACGATACTATTGAAACGGTAAAACAAAATAGAATACGAACTCGAAATTCGTTTTGATTTCCttgaattaaatatttttttatggcagaagcaactatttgaaaaaaaaaatgcaatgaaATATTCTTTTCTAAGGCATGGTTTGTAAAAAATCTGTACCAATCTGTACTTATTGGAgaaaatctgtaatctgtaccgtacagaatctgtaccaaaatttgccaaaaaatctgtacctttccagataaatctgtacatgtggcaacactggacacgacatttgttttgattCTCGCAGGTTTTGAtctcatttgaaaattttgacaaacacaAAAAGTCTCCACATTCCAGGGTGGCCTTAAGGtcgtgacacgggaagcacaaacaatcatcaaatcgtcatcagttcatcattgaatgcttaattttgtTTCTAcaacacccaaaaaaatctgcacattgtttccacctgaaaaagtacgtagattttttccacctgaaattcacgtaacttttacctgattttacgatagaattttcattccacgtgaaaatcaggtaagttctacctgagttttggatagaattcatcggacacgtaagtttcacctgaattttttgaagcatttgcagttacgtgcacacaaaaaacaaacatggtTTTAGAGAATGTTTTGCACTTTCCTATCGAAAAGTACTTCGTTTTCTTAAAAATGAAAGTAaaaatgattttagtaaaaGTAATTTTTTCATTGGAAAGTTGATTTTCTCTTGTTCGCACTGGGAAATTAAAAGTTCTCCCATTCAACCGAAAAGTTGAAAAACTGTCAAATTAATCAACCACGAACCTTTGGGCAAAAAGAGATGAAACGATTGCTATAGCACTATAGAACATCAGGAGGTCAAAAAAATTACCCCAAATTTCATTGGATTGTCATTTGGCccttattattgattttttttaaacccgTACGTTAGAACAATTATTTTACACAGGACGGTACGATGCGGTACGATGTGACAACATGACTTCATTAATAATTAttgcaattattatttataatcaTTTACAACCTgtaaagtttttgtttttttagttCCTTTGCATGGACTTGTCACGCTTTGCACTTCGAGTTTACGATAGCAGGCATGAAAATATTTCTCACGTTCAAAACTATACTTTGTCCATTTATTGCTTAAACATGTTTCATAGTGCCACTTTTTCGCAACTGTCACTCTCATCTCTCGcataacaataaacaaaacaGGAGTATAGAATTTTGCAACCGAACATGGTTTCGGTTACGTCCTGTAGTGCTTCTGGCCATTATGAAAATATATGGCGACGTGGCGTAGAAAGATCGAAGTCCTATTCATCACACTGAACCGGATGGTAAGTCGTAGAATGGATGAAATCAATATATGTATTGGAGAAAAAAACTGTCTATCATGAACATCGTCTTACAAGAAGTGTTACAAGAACAAGTTCGCCGGTGGGCGTTGCTTATGCTGGTACCTATTCAGAGCATATCGAGGTATTTATGCAATATTCTTGCTTTTTTGCAGATGAATTGCATGTTCCGGTGGACACGAGGGTGGACATTAACTGGCGTCAAACAACTGCGCAATTTTGTGCCTAAAATGCGCTTCCGACGAGTGGCTACATTATTCGGTCAGCGGTCATCCTGACGTGGGAGCGACAATAGAAGACAATTGTAAatggatttaaataaataatgaaattaaaaagaatTATTATTGGAGGGAGGGTGAAGAATACGCGGGTTCTTTCTggttaaataaataattttcaaatgaaaatatatACTCTCCTTTTCCATAGTTTTTCTACTATTCGGATTGACAGTATACTACAATTTCGTTTTGAATGCTCGAACTTTTAATTCCAGAGCGGTATGCAGCTTTTTCCCCCATGGTTGTCGTAAAAGTTGGCGTACTTTTATTTCTAATGTgcgcaactctctacgaaaaagaaccaacgcaactttttattttaaccaacggttttcttaattttattaacgatttttctttctgtgtgtgcacgtaaaatgtacctgaaaattcaggtggaaaccgAGGGGCGATTCACTTGTGTATTTTCGATTCAGGCCAACGTATTTGATCACGTATTGATGTATTTTTCGTGCATTTATACGTATTGGGTGCAATAATGCATTTTTGTGAATTAATGTATTTTTTCGTGTATTTTAGTACAGCAGACGTTCggtaactgcaagtcatttaactgaaatgctttttaactgcaattcgatagttgcaacagttttacagttatcggaccgctgaacttcaaaccgatgtcagactcaatgacagctgcattgcgctgcacatttagatgcacttttattgcatctgacgtcgattgacaaccgtttgacgtctagagtgcattgcagttatcgaacggcattcgataactgaaaagtaaacattttgcagttatcgaacggctactgtacttaagtgtattttttaaaataaatgtacaGTATatccccgctgatccgacaaatgtatggccggattATCGGgttttctctcgttaatccgactgtcaaatccatacaaacgaaccaaaacaaaatcacagcataaatttgaaaactgacagcataatatcattgacgaatacatagacggagtggtggccattttttcgggcacc
The Armigeres subalbatus isolate Guangzhou_Male unplaced genomic scaffold, GZ_Asu_2 Contig1366, whole genome shotgun sequence genome window above contains:
- the LOC134202698 gene encoding vacuolar protein sorting-associated protein 45-like; translation: MNVIRAVQLYLEKMVADAGPGMKMLMMDRETTSVVSMAFSQSEMLQKEVFLFERIDSGRSNERLKYLKCIVFIRPTRDNILRLQSELKSPKYGCYYINFSNIIPRTDIKTLAESDESESVREVKEIYADYLPVNPNLFSLNIPTCLQSLSWNPEALERTVQGVISVLLSFKFRPAIRYKSSSSVAQTLAKKIHDTINKETALFSFRPPEDGSPPPMLLILDRRDDPITPLLNQWTYQAMVHELLTINKQRVDLSGVQSVPKDLKEIVLSTEQDEFYAANLYSNFGEIATTIKGLMDEFQKKVHDQKKIESISDMKNFVETYPQFKKMSGTVSKHLVLISELSLQVSKQQLFEISELEQEIACRADHSTQLQRVKRLVSDEKINLQNALRLILLYSMRYERHANCGTSGLLKMLQDRGGRAYIAPRMLEYISTSARQELFNTVKITDAVKLTRNLIKGLKGVENVYTQHNCVLKEVLEEVTRGRPLDAAYPIMGNELPFRRPPQEIVVFVIGGTTYEEALAVHRYNQDGYKIILGGTTVHNGDSFIEEIMAATAGVPLKHSRSLQQFHHAPPGDA